The genome window CTTCTATTGAGAATTTAGCCAAGGCCCTACTCGAAATTTTTCAAGCTCAAAATAAGATACAAATTATCGGAACACGACATGGTGAAAAGATTTACGAAGTGTTATTAACAAAGGAAGAAGCTGCAAAGGCCATTGATATGGGGAATTTTTATAGAATCCCTGCCGATAATCGAGATTTAAATTATGGAAAATATCTTGATGAGGGCTCTCCTAAAATTACATTAACCGATGAATACAACTCTACTAATACGAAAATACTGTCCGTGGCAGAAATAAAAGAAAAATTATTGAAGCTCCCTTTCATTCAAGAAGAATTACATAATTGGATGGGAGGAAAACCTTGAAATTTTTAGTTCTTGGCGCTACTGGAATGGCTGGTCACACGATTTCAATCTATTTATGCTCTCAAGGGCATGATGTGACAACCTATTCAAGAACAGCCTTTTCATACGGAAAAAATATAACGGGAGATATTACTGATTCAAATTTTTTAAGGTCACTATTACTAGATCACGACTATGATTTTGTGGTCAATTGTATTGGTATATTAAATGATGCCTGTGAAACGGACCGTGAGAAGAGCATATATCTCAATAGTTATTTGCCTCATGCCATTGTATCTTTATTAAAAAACAGGAAAACTAAGCTTATTCATTTGAGTACGGATTGTGTATTTTCAGGAAAAAGCCGCTCCCTATCATGAAAAAAGCCTTCGCGACGGGGTAACCTTTTATGACCGTACGAAGGGCTTAGGGGAAATTGAAAGCACTCAACATCTGACGTTTCGCAACTCTATTATCGGCCCTGATATGAAAGAGGATGGCATAGGCCTCTTTCATTGGTTTATGAAGCAGCACGATACTATTGACGGCTATACTGGCGCAATATGGACCGGAGTTACTACCCTAACATTAGCAAAAGCAATTGAACGTGCAACAATCGAAGGGACAACAGGCCTCTATCACCTCGTCAACAATAGTAGTATTTCAAAGTTTGATTTACTGCAATTATTCAATAAGCACTTCAAGGAAAATAAAGTAACTATCCGTCCATATCAGCTCGTAAACATTGATAAAACACAAGTTAACACACGAAAAGATTTTTCATTTACTGTACCTAACTATGAAGAAATGATCATTGAGATGAAAAAATGGATATGGGGGCATAAAGAATTGTATCCTCATTATTTTAAATGAATTTGGAGGATCAGGATGCTAAAGAGAAAGTTTGGAAACCGTTCAGAATGGCAACGAGTTATAGAAAGAAAGTATAGTCAGTCATACCTTGATACTAGTGAATTTAAGGGTTTTATAACATTATTAAAAACAATCCGAGTTACTGAACCTTTATTCGTGAATTATGGAGAGAAAAACCTATGTATTGTTGATAACGGCTACATATGGTTACAACAATTTCCTCTTGAGAAAAATCATTCTGTAACAACAATGTTTGATGCTAACGGAGAAATAATTCAATGGTATATCGATATTTGCTATAAAAACTCAATAGAAAATAATGTTCCTTATATGGATGATCTATTTTTAGATCTTATCTTGTTGCCATCGGGAGAGTTGATTGAAAAAGATGCTGATGAATTAGAAGAAGCTTATTTGAATGGCATCATTGATAAATCTCTTTATGATTTGGCTTGGAACGAGCTAAACAGCATAAAAAGAGATATACGCAAAGGTGAATTTAAGTTGGTTAACCTTTCTAAACAACATAAAGATATTTTAATAAATGAATCAATTTCATAAATCATATTTTTCAAGAGCGAACTAGTCCTAATCATATGCGAATAAGATACTTCAATAGGCACAACATCCGAAACAAGAAAACAACAAACCAAGCGGAATAAAGGATCGACCAAAAGTTTATTAGGCTATACAAATGTAAAAGGTATTTTATTTGGCAGTAGCATTTCAAAATATGATGAAGCTGACATCTTAAAGGCTGAAAAAGATGGTATTACTTCCCTCACTTACGGTCGGAAATTCGCTATTAGTTAAGCAAAGTATTTTTGATTATGCAGCATAAAAGGCACCTGCTACGGTGCCTTTTTGGCATGAGACTAGTATTTAATTTTGAGAGTATCCCCACCGACATAAACTCCCTCGGAACGGGAAATTGGCAGCTTTTGCTCTGCTGAGAAGCCGATCGTTTCTCCATCTCTTAAAGTGACATTCTCTTCTACAATATATCCGGAAATAGTAATCAAAAACTCACGTAGCTCGGCAGGAGATGCTTGACTGTCCAGGATTTCAATTTCATCCTTGCCAAAGGCTTTTAGCCCATAGGTATATCCATCTACCTCGGTTTCCGTTCCGACCAGGCCGAAATAAACCAGATTCAGTAAAGGAAACATGTCGTCATTCTTCATGCCTTCAGCCATATCCAGAAAAAGTTCAGGCTGAAATACGGTGCCGGATGTATAGATCCCTATTGCGTTAGGAAGCTTTAAACAACTGGCAGCCAGCTTAGTTTATAGCCTGCCACTGTCCAGCGGAGAACCGGAGCGGGTAAATGCAGCAAGGATGATTTGAGCTACATGCGTTTGAGTAACCTCCACCGCTTCCTTCCACATGTAGTTTCCCTGTGCATAATGCTCAGCCTCACCGTACTTGTCGCTAGGCTTTCGGTACAAATGTCATTTGTAACTGACGTTGCACTTTCGCTACAAAAGACATTTGCTTTAAAGAAGTTAAATATGAGTTCCACCGTTACCTTCCTGAATCTGTTCATTAAGCTGTTTCTTTACGTTCTCCTGTTTCTTCGACCAATAAGTAGCGAGAATCGGACCAGAAATATTATGCCAAACAGCGCCAAGAACACTAGGTAGGGCAGCTAAGGGACCAAAATGAGCAGTAGCTAACGCTACACCTAGACCAGAGTTTTGCATGCCAACTTCAATAGAGATAGCTCTTCGATTACTTTCATCAAGTCCTAATACACGTCCTATTAAATAGCCAAACAGCAATCCAAATGCATTATGGAGCGCTACTGCCGCAAAAATAATGGCTCCCGCCGAAGCGATATTATTAACATTACCCGCAACAACAGCAGAGACAATGATCATAATAGCAACTACTGAGATAAGTGGAATGACATTCATGCTTTTTTCTACGACACGTGGAGCAAATCTTCTTACAACAATACCTAGTATAATTGGGAAGATGATTACTTGAATAATTGAAGTAAACATCGCCATTGGATCCACCGGCATCCATTTACCTGCAAGTAATAGTAGTATTAATGGTGTTGCAATTGGAGCTAATAACGTCGAAAAAGATGTCATTGTGATTGATAATGGTACATTGCCTTTAGCTAGATACACCATGACGTTTGAAGCAGTACCCCCTGGAACAGAGCCAAGAAGGACTAGCCCTGCAGCTAATTCCGCTGGTAAGTTCATAATATACGCAATTAAAAAAGCGGAAAGTGGCATGATAATATATTGGGCACATACACCAATGATGACTGGCACTGGATTCGTTATGACCAGTTTGAAATCAACCGCTTTTAACGTCAGCCCCATACCAAACATAACAATGCCTAGCAAAATCGTTATATATCCCCCAAATATTAAAAATGGATCTGGAGCTACAAAGGCAATAACTGCTATACAGATGACCCATACGGCAAAGTATTTTCCAGCTATCGTACTAATGGCTTCTAAAATTTTCATATTTCCACTCCCTCTTTCTTTATTTTTAAGATTTTATTTGGATTTAAGAGTCCGTCAGGATCGAGCGCTTGTTTAATCTTTTCCATCACAAGCAATGCTTTACCATGTTCTTTCTCTTGGTATTTCTGTTTACCAATGCCGACACCATGCTCTCCTGTACAAGTTCCCCCTCGTTCAAGTGCATACATCACAATCAACTCATTAAATTCATCAGCTTTTTTTATTTCATTAGAATCATTCATATCAATCATTAAAAGAACATGGAAATTGCCATCACCGACATGGCCAACAATCCCACCTGTAAGCGCTAATAAATCTAGTGCTTCTCTCGCATGGGCAATAGCACCTGCTAACTCGGAAATCGGTAAACAAACATCGGTCACCATTAGTTTTTTTCCTGGGTGTCCATGAACATAGGCGTAAGCTAAATTATGGCGAGCTTCCCACAGTTGATTTCGAGCTGCATTATCGCCCTCAAAATCAATATGTTCACAATTGTACGCTGCTACAATCTCCTTCATAAATTCAACGTCTTGCTTTAAGCCAGCTTCATTGCCTTGAAACTCTAAAAATAAGGTTGGTTGTTCCTCATAAGCTGTTTTACTATGCAAGTTCACTTGTTTTATTGAAGGTTCATCTACCAGTTCAACTCTTGCAATTGGAATTCCCGCTTGTAAAATACTAACGACTGCTTCGACAGCATCATTGACTGTTTTGAAGGATGCTCGAGCAGCCATAACATATTCAGGAATCCCATAGACTCTTAGCGTCAATTCAGTAAAGCAACCGAGCGTTCCCTCAGACCCTACAAATAGACCGTTTAAATGATAACCAGATGAAGATTTTTCTGCTAAATTCCCCGTATGAATTACCGTACCATCTGAGAGAACAACCTCTAAATCTCGAACTTGATCGCGCATAACCCCATATTTAACGGATGTTGTTCCACTAGCATTTGTTGCTGCCATACCCCCAAGTGTTGCATCTGCTCCCGGATCCACAGAGAAAAACAATCCGTATTTTTTCAACTCTTTATTCAACTGAGAACGCGTCACCCCTGGTTGAACTTTTACGAGAAAGTCCTTCTCCCTAACTTCTAATATTTTGTTCATCAGAGAAAAATCTATCGTTATCCCGTGGTCATAAGGAATAACATGCCCTTCTAAGCTTGTTCCTCTTCCAAATGGTACTATCGGTACTTTGTATTGGTTTGCTATGTTTATAATAAAACTCACTTCTTCCGTCGTTGTCGGAAACACAACAATATCCGGTAGACTGGCACTATGATACGATTCATCACTGCTATGTTGTTCTAAAATCGTTTGATTGATCGTTACTTGGCTTTCAGTAAGAACACTCCGTAGAGCAATCACTAATTCCTCATTTGTTGTAATCATTTTATTCTCCCCTTTTTACGCTCATTCTTTCAAAGTATTTGTTAATGGTATTTTAGTTGTTTGAACTATAAATATATATGTCATACCAATTTATCGAATTCTTCAAATTGGTCCAACCTTTATTATTGTACTAAATATTCAGAAAATATCAATAATTATTATTTTTATTAAATTGCTAATCAAGAAGTATTTCTGTATGATTAAAGCATTTATAGTACTACGTATTTGAGGGGAGTGACATAGGTAATGCCACAACCAAAGAAAAAAGCATATCAAGTAATTGTTGATCAAATAAGGGAATATTTTTTAAATGGGGAATTACAGCCCGGAGAAAAACTCCCGACAGAAAGAGAATTAGCGAGTCGTTTTAATGTAAGTCGAACATCGGTTAGAGAGGCACTTCGGAAGCTTGAAATCAAAGGAATTATTGAAATTAAACAAGGCAGTGGCAGTTTTATCAAAACACCAGAATACCATTCATTAGGAGAAGAACTTTCATCTACGATCATAAAAACTGAAAAAAAACTAATATATGAAATGTTAGAACTTCGCCAGGCACTTGAAGTTGAATGTGCCTTTTTAGCTTCACGACGAGCCACTTCTGAAGATTTAGAACGAATTGGTAAAGCATTAGAAATGATGGATCGAGTTAAAAATGATGTAGAATTAGGAATTCAAGCTGACCTAAGTTTCCATATTAATATTGTTCTCGCTTCACATAATTCAATATTTTTACAATTATTTCAAACCCTTAGTGAACATATGCAAGACACAATCCGTGTTACCCGAAGACAACGCTTGAAAGATCCAGAACGCACGCAAGAGACCATTGATGAACATAAAGAAATTTTCTTAGCAATCGCAGCTGGTGATGCAAATCAAGCCAAACAACTCATGGAAAAACATATTACGCAAATAAGGCGAGAATTGACAGAATCGCTTTTAAGTCATATTGGAGAACAACACGACTAAAACCACGATTTAAAGAAAGTCGTTCATCAAGTATTGAGTGCTGGGATGAGTAGTAATATAACCCCATAAAAAAATCCTCCATTCAATTGAATTGGAGGATAATTCCGGTACTATACTCACGTAATTTTCAGGGTAATAAAAAAGGGATTCTACGTTAGTGACCGAAGCCCCGACCGAATCCCTAATTTTTCGAAAAACCTTTTTAATGGTTTGCATTCGTAGTTAAAATGGTAAAATTTTGTAGGTATTCAGAACTAATACTATATGAAACAACCTTCTCCTTGTACTTCTTGACTACATCAACGTGATTGTCGTAACTAAAAACAAAGAAATCAACATCTTTTTTGCCTCTTTTTACGTTGATGACAAATGGAGTAACATTAGTCTCTGGCTGTAAAAATAATTTTTCATTGCCCGGAAATATATAGTGTTTTTTCAAAAAGGAAGCTTTATTAAAATAGTCTGTAAATCTATTTTTTTCTTCCTCTTCTAAATCCTTTCCATTAAATGTTACCG of Lysinibacillus agricola contains these proteins:
- a CDS encoding sugar nucleotide-binding protein; the encoded protein is MKFLVLGATGMAGHTISIYLCSQGHDVTTYSRTAFSYGKNITGDITDSNFLRSLLLDHDYDFVVNCIGILNDACETDREKSIYLNSYLPHAIVSLLKNRKTKLIHLSTDCVFSGKSRSLS
- a CDS encoding DUF402 domain-containing protein: MLKRKFGNRSEWQRVIERKYSQSYLDTSEFKGFITLLKTIRVTEPLFVNYGEKNLCIVDNGYIWLQQFPLEKNHSVTTMFDANGEIIQWYIDICYKNSIENNVPYMDDLFLDLILLPSGELIEKDADELEEAYLNGIIDKSLYDLAWNELNSIKRDIRKGEFKLVNLSKQHKDILINESIS
- a CDS encoding bile acid:sodium symporter family protein, which codes for MKILEAISTIAGKYFAVWVICIAVIAFVAPDPFLIFGGYITILLGIVMFGMGLTLKAVDFKLVITNPVPVIIGVCAQYIIMPLSAFLIAYIMNLPAELAAGLVLLGSVPGGTASNVMVYLAKGNVPLSITMTSFSTLLAPIATPLILLLLAGKWMPVDPMAMFTSIIQVIIFPIILGIVVRRFAPRVVEKSMNVIPLISVVAIMIIVSAVVAGNVNNIASAGAIIFAAVALHNAFGLLFGYLIGRVLGLDESNRRAISIEVGMQNSGLGVALATAHFGPLAALPSVLGAVWHNISGPILATYWSKKQENVKKQLNEQIQEGNGGTHI
- a CDS encoding FAD-binding oxidoreductase; the encoded protein is MITTNEELVIALRSVLTESQVTINQTILEQHSSDESYHSASLPDIVVFPTTTEEVSFIINIANQYKVPIVPFGRGTSLEGHVIPYDHGITIDFSLMNKILEVREKDFLVKVQPGVTRSQLNKELKKYGLFFSVDPGADATLGGMAATNASGTTSVKYGVMRDQVRDLEVVLSDGTVIHTGNLAEKSSSGYHLNGLFVGSEGTLGCFTELTLRVYGIPEYVMAARASFKTVNDAVEAVVSILQAGIPIARVELVDEPSIKQVNLHSKTAYEEQPTLFLEFQGNEAGLKQDVEFMKEIVAAYNCEHIDFEGDNAARNQLWEARHNLAYAYVHGHPGKKLMVTDVCLPISELAGAIAHAREALDLLALTGGIVGHVGDGNFHVLLMIDMNDSNEIKKADEFNELIVMYALERGGTCTGEHGVGIGKQKYQEKEHGKALLVMEKIKQALDPDGLLNPNKILKIKKEGVEI
- a CDS encoding FadR/GntR family transcriptional regulator — its product is MPQPKKKAYQVIVDQIREYFLNGELQPGEKLPTERELASRFNVSRTSVREALRKLEIKGIIEIKQGSGSFIKTPEYHSLGEELSSTIIKTEKKLIYEMLELRQALEVECAFLASRRATSEDLERIGKALEMMDRVKNDVELGIQADLSFHINIVLASHNSIFLQLFQTLSEHMQDTIRVTRRQRLKDPERTQETIDEHKEIFLAIAAGDANQAKQLMEKHITQIRRELTESLLSHIGEQHD
- a CDS encoding YfmQ family protein, translated to MTTGLIITLVIGSIIKLLMSPPSIAVAWGVSKFELHKKLDSKDVTVTFNGKDLEEEEKNRFTDYFNKASFLKKHYIFPGNEKLFLQPETNVTPFVINVKRGKKDVDFFVFSYDNHVDVVKKYKEKVVSYSISSEYLQNFTILTTNANH